In the genome of Triticum urartu cultivar G1812 chromosome 5, Tu2.1, whole genome shotgun sequence, one region contains:
- the LOC125509388 gene encoding transcription initiation factor TFIID subunit 10-like isoform X2: MPSFLHRPRKNSPQLAPTAETHRASRSLPIPTSRLPARRTPRAAASPSRPLGVWGSAAAAPPQLCGPCPCLWPPGAPASRRTPPTPHTGSRPAGSRKPATILIDLRKIPCFQILDLPLSSLLSTTQTQHSSKEADGRMMGSNNPGGAGGGMAPGMGAGSSDGRHDDEAVLTEFLSSLMDYNPMIPDELVEHYLGRSGFHCPDLRLHCKARVAAPIKDNKSKQPKDRRLVLTMDDLSKALCEHGVNLKHPEYFADSPSAGMGPSTREE, translated from the exons atgccctcgTTCCTGCATAGGCCGAGAAAAAACTCACCGCAGCTAGCCCCTACCGCCGAGACACATCGAGCCAGCCGCTCGCTTCCCATCCCGACCTCCCGTCTCCCCGCTCGCCGGACGCCCAGAGCCGCAGCCTCTCCGTCCCGCCCGCTCGGCGTTTGGGGCTCGGCAGCAGCCGCGCCACCGCAACTGTGCGGGCCGTGCCCCTGCCTCTGGCCGCCAGGCGCCCCTGCAAGCCGGCGCACGCCGCCCACTCCGCACACCGGCTCTCGGCCGGCAGGCAGCAGGAAGCCAGCAACCATCCTTATTGATTTGAG GAAAATCCCCTGTTTTCAAATTCTAGATCTGCCACTGTCGTCACTCCTCTCCACCACTCAGACCCAGCATAGCAGCAAGGAAGCGGACGGGAGGATGATGGGAAGCAACAACCCCGGCGGCGCAGGCGGAGGGATGGCTCCGGGCATGGGAGCGGGCAGCAGCGACGGGCGGCACGATGACGAGGCCGTACTCACTGAGTTCCTCTCCTCCCTCATGGACTACAACCCCATG ATTCCGGACGAGCTCGTGGAGCACTACCTCGGCCGCAGCGGCTTCCACTGCCCTGACCTACGCCT GCATTGCAAAGCCAGGGTTGCAGCACCTATCAAagacaacaagagcaaacaaccGAAG GATAGACGTCTTGTATTGACAATGGATGATCTTTCAAAAGCCCTGTGTGAG CATGGTGTTAACCTGAAACATCCGGAGTATTTTGCGGACAGCCCATCAGCAGGGATGGGCCCTTCAACAAGAGAGGAGTAG
- the LOC125509388 gene encoding transcription initiation factor TFIID subunit 10-like isoform X1 yields the protein MPSFLHRPRKNSPQLAPTAETHRASRSLPIPTSRLPARRTPRAAASPSRPLGVWGSAAAAPPQLCGPCPCLWPPGAPASRRTPPTPHTGSRPAGSRKPATILIDLRKIPCFQILDLPLSSLLSTTQTQHSSKEADGRMMGSNNPGGAGGGMAPGMGAGSSDGRHDDEAVLTEFLSSLMDYNPMIPDELVEHYLGRSGFHCPDLRLTRLVAVATQKFISDVASDSLQHCKARVAAPIKDNKSKQPKDRRLVLTMDDLSKALCEHGVNLKHPEYFADSPSAGMGPSTREE from the exons atgccctcgTTCCTGCATAGGCCGAGAAAAAACTCACCGCAGCTAGCCCCTACCGCCGAGACACATCGAGCCAGCCGCTCGCTTCCCATCCCGACCTCCCGTCTCCCCGCTCGCCGGACGCCCAGAGCCGCAGCCTCTCCGTCCCGCCCGCTCGGCGTTTGGGGCTCGGCAGCAGCCGCGCCACCGCAACTGTGCGGGCCGTGCCCCTGCCTCTGGCCGCCAGGCGCCCCTGCAAGCCGGCGCACGCCGCCCACTCCGCACACCGGCTCTCGGCCGGCAGGCAGCAGGAAGCCAGCAACCATCCTTATTGATTTGAG GAAAATCCCCTGTTTTCAAATTCTAGATCTGCCACTGTCGTCACTCCTCTCCACCACTCAGACCCAGCATAGCAGCAAGGAAGCGGACGGGAGGATGATGGGAAGCAACAACCCCGGCGGCGCAGGCGGAGGGATGGCTCCGGGCATGGGAGCGGGCAGCAGCGACGGGCGGCACGATGACGAGGCCGTACTCACTGAGTTCCTCTCCTCCCTCATGGACTACAACCCCATG ATTCCGGACGAGCTCGTGGAGCACTACCTCGGCCGCAGCGGCTTCCACTGCCCTGACCTACGCCT TACAAGGTTGGTTGCTGTAGCTACTCAAAAGTTCATTTCAGACGTCGCAAGTGACTCCCTTCA GCATTGCAAAGCCAGGGTTGCAGCACCTATCAAagacaacaagagcaaacaaccGAAG GATAGACGTCTTGTATTGACAATGGATGATCTTTCAAAAGCCCTGTGTGAG CATGGTGTTAACCTGAAACATCCGGAGTATTTTGCGGACAGCCCATCAGCAGGGATGGGCCCTTCAACAAGAGAGGAGTAG
- the LOC125509388 gene encoding transcription initiation factor TFIID subunit 10-like isoform X3, which yields MMGSNNPGGAGGGMAPGMGAGSSDGRHDDEAVLTEFLSSLMDYNPMIPDELVEHYLGRSGFHCPDLRLTRLVAVATQKFISDVASDSLQHCKARVAAPIKDNKSKQPKDRRLVLTMDDLSKALCEHGVNLKHPEYFADSPSAGMGPSTREE from the exons ATGATGGGAAGCAACAACCCCGGCGGCGCAGGCGGAGGGATGGCTCCGGGCATGGGAGCGGGCAGCAGCGACGGGCGGCACGATGACGAGGCCGTACTCACTGAGTTCCTCTCCTCCCTCATGGACTACAACCCCATG ATTCCGGACGAGCTCGTGGAGCACTACCTCGGCCGCAGCGGCTTCCACTGCCCTGACCTACGCCT TACAAGGTTGGTTGCTGTAGCTACTCAAAAGTTCATTTCAGACGTCGCAAGTGACTCCCTTCA GCATTGCAAAGCCAGGGTTGCAGCACCTATCAAagacaacaagagcaaacaaccGAAG GATAGACGTCTTGTATTGACAATGGATGATCTTTCAAAAGCCCTGTGTGAG CATGGTGTTAACCTGAAACATCCGGAGTATTTTGCGGACAGCCCATCAGCAGGGATGGGCCCTTCAACAAGAGAGGAGTAG